One segment of Olsenella uli DSM 7084 DNA contains the following:
- the pyrF gene encoding orotidine-5'-phosphate decarboxylase: MLTDEQARESLVVALDLDRGDALGLADKLRGKARWVKVGMTLFYAEGPSIVHEMRERGLKVFLDLKLHDIPFQVRGAARAASLAGADILSIHAMGSADMVAQARAGVEDAAQVRGGRARLVAISVLTSMDQDSLAEIGVCGTVAEEVSRLAGLSVRAGSDGVVCSPQEASAMRALLGEGALIVTPGIRPKGASVGDQKRIATPSAAIAAGATKLVVGRPITQATDPVRTFEALVGELLGA; the protein is encoded by the coding sequence ATGCTGACAGACGAACAAGCACGCGAGTCCCTCGTCGTTGCGCTCGACCTCGACCGTGGCGACGCGCTCGGGCTGGCTGACAAGCTTCGTGGGAAGGCTCGCTGGGTAAAGGTCGGCATGACGCTCTTCTATGCCGAGGGACCCTCCATCGTGCACGAGATGCGCGAGAGGGGCCTGAAGGTGTTTCTCGACCTCAAGCTCCACGACATCCCCTTTCAGGTCAGGGGCGCCGCGCGCGCCGCATCCCTTGCTGGTGCCGACATCCTCTCCATCCATGCCATGGGATCTGCGGACATGGTCGCGCAAGCCCGTGCCGGTGTGGAGGACGCGGCCCAGGTGCGCGGCGGTCGCGCCCGGCTCGTCGCCATCTCGGTCCTGACGAGCATGGATCAGGATTCCCTGGCCGAGATAGGCGTCTGTGGCACGGTTGCCGAGGAGGTGTCCCGCCTCGCGGGCCTGTCCGTGCGGGCCGGCTCCGACGGCGTCGTGTGCTCTCCCCAGGAGGCCTCTGCCATGCGTGCCCTGCTGGGCGAGGGGGCCCTCATCGTCACTCCCGGCATTCGCCCCAAGGGCGCCTCCGTGGGGGACCAGAAGCGCATCGCCACCCCGTCTGCGGCCATTGCCGCAGGTGCCACCAAGCTCGTCGTCGGCCGGCCCATCACGCAGGCGACCGATCCCGTCCGTACCTTCGAAGCCCTCGTCGGGGAGCTTTTGGGGGCATGA
- the mihF gene encoding integration host factor, actinobacterial type, whose protein sequence is MTLPQLTDEQRKAALEKAAAARHERAELREKIKRGETTLEDVLNSDDPIASRMKVSALIESLPGYGKAKASKIMDELGISSTRRVKGLGARQREQLIEVLSK, encoded by the coding sequence ATGACACTACCTCAGCTTACCGACGAGCAGCGCAAGGCAGCCCTCGAGAAGGCCGCGGCCGCCCGTCACGAGCGCGCTGAGCTTCGCGAGAAGATCAAGAGGGGCGAGACCACGCTCGAGGACGTCCTCAACTCCGATGATCCCATCGCAAGCCGCATGAAGGTCTCCGCCCTCATCGAGTCCCTTCCCGGCTATGGCAAGGCCAAGGCCTCCAAGATCATGGACGAGCTGGGCATCTCCTCCACGCGTCGCGTCAAGGGCTTGGGTGCCCGTCAGCGCGAGCAGCTCATTGAGGTGCTTTCCAAGTAA